The following proteins are encoded in a genomic region of Thermococcus sp.:
- a CDS encoding M1 family aminopeptidase: MRRTRELGILSIITIVLIIMGCTGPFHSNHQKTLKHSAYLRIIYPREPRTLHTSVEEIDNMANSVSYLQSGNLTVNYHPDGSISGEYNFSIKNIHHNLTLYLATIGIPDALKLNVSLNGNNIELNRLDKYIIRNNTLGLRAKVYVINVSTSLPEIKGMIKYQLNDSFVRTLNPSLTIGTPLTWWAISGKGNLVNLTVRFPSGYIFFLPGYGLLNSTIKMKNFNINRIYGAFFMRVGKVQEISAGSMHAKIYIPANCQYTHQSLENFEEKLQVALTLYSNVTKIVPVNIFYIILNPSWPMDEGLTTTDTTVPSVVIGCFSSHQLPSVGNVVYSNPGLIFHELGHLWFGDYAKFGRIDESLATFMEFLAMSKTDKQYSNYLDDLDDIENLDVLPNLKSMSLIYAYKEGILNPTIREAIIYYKGAFVFRSLQFVLGNETFFKGLRELLKECHGKECNLTDIQNVFEKVSGQNLDWFFNEWFYTTKVPDYYVRNLSLNRKNGKYLLTFEITDENNFTMPLDVEVKTQTKSFVKRVWVNGTARVEFELNDKPRIIILDPDEWMVNENRVYPLKGVEIIIN, encoded by the coding sequence ATGAGAAGAACGAGAGAGTTGGGTATTCTAAGTATTATTACAATTGTGCTCATTATTATGGGGTGTACGGGTCCTTTTCACAGCAATCACCAAAAAACATTAAAGCACTCGGCCTATTTAAGAATAATATACCCCAGAGAACCCCGTACATTGCATACATCAGTGGAAGAAATAGACAACATGGCTAACTCCGTAAGTTATCTCCAGTCCGGTAATCTCACAGTGAATTATCATCCCGACGGGAGTATCTCTGGAGAATATAACTTCTCCATTAAGAACATCCACCATAATTTAACTCTGTATCTTGCTACCATAGGTATTCCAGATGCCTTGAAGCTCAACGTAAGCCTTAATGGAAATAATATTGAACTGAATAGACTCGACAAGTACATCATCAGGAACAATACACTTGGACTGCGAGCTAAAGTTTATGTCATCAATGTCTCAACATCTCTTCCTGAAATAAAGGGAATGATAAAGTACCAGCTTAATGATTCTTTTGTGAGAACTCTCAACCCTTCGTTGACAATCGGAACACCATTAACTTGGTGGGCAATTAGCGGGAAAGGGAACCTTGTAAACTTAACGGTTAGATTTCCCTCAGGTTATATTTTCTTCCTGCCTGGGTACGGACTTTTAAATTCAACGATTAAGATGAAGAACTTCAATATCAACAGGATTTATGGAGCCTTTTTTATGAGAGTGGGCAAGGTGCAGGAGATAAGCGCTGGGAGTATGCACGCTAAAATTTATATTCCTGCAAACTGTCAGTATACCCATCAGTCATTGGAAAACTTTGAAGAAAAACTCCAAGTGGCACTTACTCTTTACAGTAATGTAACGAAAATAGTTCCGGTTAATATATTCTACATTATTTTAAACCCCTCGTGGCCTATGGACGAAGGCCTGACGACAACAGATACTACAGTACCCTCCGTGGTTATTGGATGTTTCTCTTCGCATCAACTCCCAAGTGTTGGCAATGTGGTTTACTCAAATCCAGGATTGATTTTTCACGAGCTGGGACATTTATGGTTTGGGGACTACGCTAAATTCGGTCGGATTGACGAGAGTCTTGCCACGTTTATGGAATTTTTAGCCATGTCCAAAACAGATAAACAATATTCAAATTATCTTGATGATCTTGATGATATTGAAAACCTTGATGTACTTCCAAACTTGAAGTCAATGTCGTTGATATATGCGTATAAAGAGGGAATACTAAACCCAACCATCAGAGAAGCAATCATTTACTACAAAGGTGCTTTCGTCTTTCGCTCACTTCAGTTCGTCTTGGGTAATGAGACTTTCTTTAAGGGCTTGAGGGAGCTTTTAAAAGAGTGTCATGGTAAAGAGTGCAATTTGACGGACATTCAAAACGTTTTTGAGAAAGTCAGTGGTCAGAATTTAGACTGGTTCTTCAACGAGTGGTTTTACACCACAAAAGTGCCCGATTATTACGTAAGAAATCTGAGTTTAAATCGGAAAAACGGAAAATATCTCCTAACTTTTGAAATTACCGACGAAAACAACTTCACAATGCCCCTCGATGTCGAAGTAAAAACCCAAACAAAGAGTTTCGTCAAAAGAGTCTGGGTTAACGGGACTGCAAGGGTGGAATTCGAATTAAACGATAAACCCAGGATAATAATCCTCGACCCAGATGAATGGATGGTCAACGAGAACAGAGTTTACCCTTTAAAAGGTGTTGAGATAATCATTAATTAA
- a CDS encoding SPASM domain-containing protein, translating to MYVYDHPFSYVVDPNRKLYPCWEFVGNEKYSVGEITDDGHFKVKPYYYDVKAKDPTEFEECKKCPFLPICGGGCAAESIRRNGHPNGPGCDMNRYIWREGLKFYLARGYPHLFTSDELVDILGKVPEGVKDDTKTFEFKVGGW from the coding sequence TTGTATGTATATGACCACCCATTCTCTTATGTTGTTGATCCCAACCGGAAACTATACCCATGTTGGGAATTTGTCGGTAATGAAAAATATTCTGTGGGGGAGATAACAGATGACGGACATTTTAAAGTCAAGCCATATTATTATGACGTTAAAGCAAAAGACCCAACAGAATTCGAAGAATGCAAAAAATGTCCATTTCTTCCCATCTGTGGCGGTGGCTGTGCCGCTGAATCAATAAGAAGAAACGGGCACCCCAACGGACCGGGATGCGATATGAACAGATACATTTGGAGGGAAGGGTTGAAATTTTATCTCGCTAGAGGGTATCCTCACTTGTTTACTTCAGATGAACTGGTAGATATCTTAGGGAAAGTTCCAGAGGGGGTAAAAGATGATACAAAAACATTTGAATTCAAGGTGGGGGGTTGGTAA
- a CDS encoding radical SAM protein, which translates to MPMVKISKYNIAFRLRENTYILYNTLYNSISKVDFELLEAMLKGNLEDIPQDIRSKLYNFGFLVDDELEELNIIKTMHNFEISKLYSAFRVGLTLTMTYACNLKCPYCYEGNLTQKADFLSKKDIDIILKFALNHQKYFPIKRNPSIDVSFYGGEPLLNWKCCKYTLESLEALKRKGEIEDYTAGFVTNGTLINMDVIDAINDFNIVSMQITLDGPKEIHDKRRITRTVKGHLTL; encoded by the coding sequence ATGCCAATGGTGAAGATTTCCAAATATAATATTGCTTTCAGATTAAGAGAAAACACCTATATTTTGTATAATACTCTGTACAATAGCATCTCTAAGGTGGATTTTGAGCTATTAGAGGCAATGTTAAAAGGAAACCTGGAGGATATTCCTCAAGACATTAGGTCGAAATTATACAATTTTGGTTTTTTAGTTGATGATGAGTTAGAAGAGTTAAATATTATTAAAACGATGCATAATTTTGAAATCTCTAAACTATACTCTGCATTCAGAGTTGGTTTGACCTTAACTATGACCTATGCCTGTAATCTTAAGTGCCCCTATTGCTATGAGGGCAATCTAACACAGAAGGCAGATTTCTTATCAAAAAAAGATATTGACATTATTTTAAAATTTGCTCTGAACCATCAAAAATACTTTCCAATTAAACGCAATCCTAGCATTGATGTAAGTTTCTATGGGGGTGAGCCTCTTCTTAATTGGAAATGCTGTAAATATACTTTAGAATCACTTGAGGCTCTTAAGAGGAAAGGAGAAATTGAAGATTATACTGCAGGATTTGTCACGAATGGAACACTGATAAACATGGACGTCATTGATGCTATTAATGATTTTAACATTGTGTCAATGCAAATTACTCTAGATGGTCCCAAAGAGATTCATGACAAAAGAAGGATAACTAGGACGGTAAAGGGACATTTGACACTATAA
- a CDS encoding ABC transporter permease: MEAVQGIRTIKAFVFIQKEVFFSRRFDLLLQFIGLGLNILFIGIFAKLVTINANISQYGTPNYLDYLLIGSIIHNLVFLPRGSISSFVLGRIFPVLYNSPASLTSIFIGINAWRILWNLGLTFIVTLAYILFFGLRIHLNLGVLVVILSGILLIFALDLFSAGFRIATKARQDPLNWFFNITAQLVSGLYFPPEKLPGWLQPLSKIHPETYILQMGRLTMGGGYSLSQILPSLINMLVITAVMLLIGYITFRWGFNKARQLGTLGQM, from the coding sequence ATGGAGGCAGTGCAGGGCATTAGAACAATCAAAGCCTTCGTCTTCATCCAGAAGGAGGTCTTCTTCTCAAGGCGCTTTGATCTGCTCCTTCAGTTCATAGGCCTCGGCCTGAACATCCTCTTCATCGGAATCTTCGCAAAACTTGTCACAATCAATGCAAACATCTCCCAGTACGGCACTCCAAACTACCTCGACTACCTCCTCATTGGCTCAATAATCCACAACCTCGTCTTCCTGCCGAGGGGAAGCATATCATCCTTCGTCCTCGGGAGAATATTCCCAGTCCTTTACAACTCTCCTGCATCTCTAACATCCATTTTCATCGGAATCAACGCCTGGCGAATTCTGTGGAATCTGGGATTGACGTTCATCGTAACACTCGCATACATCCTGTTTTTCGGTTTAAGGATCCACCTCAACCTCGGCGTTCTGGTCGTCATTCTAAGCGGCATTCTATTAATCTTCGCACTCGACCTTTTCTCAGCGGGGTTCAGAATAGCAACCAAAGCCCGACAAGATCCCCTAAACTGGTTCTTCAACATAACCGCTCAACTCGTCAGCGGGCTCTACTTCCCCCCGGAAAAGCTTCCCGGGTGGCTCCAACCTCTATCAAAAATCCATCCCGAGACGTACATCCTTCAAATGGGCAGGCTCACAATGGGTGGCGGCTACTCGTTATCCCAAATCCTTCCGAGTTTAATTAACATGCTCGTTATCACGGCCGTAATGCTCCTCATCGGATACATCACGTTCAGATGGGGATTTAACAAGGCCAGACAGCTGGGAACGCTGGGCCAGATGTGA
- a CDS encoding MarR family transcriptional regulator — translation MRVHILKEECENGKLVLLLRVEIEINSLHKHELGELERQILDFILDNDEVTQSELSRLFGRAQACRAIKNLENMGLIQRERKGRTYVVRVV, via the coding sequence ATGAGAGTGCACATCCTCAAGGAAGAGTGTGAAAACGGGAAACTCGTTTTGCTTCTCAGAGTGGAGATTGAGATAAACAGCCTGCATAAACATGAACTGGGTGAGCTGGAGAGACAGATATTGGACTTCATTCTCGACAATGATGAAGTAACACAAAGCGAACTGAGCCGGCTGTTCGGCAGAGCCCAAGCCTGCAGGGCAATAAAAAACCTCGAAAACATGGGATTAATTCAGCGTGAGAGGAAAGGGAGAACGTACGTTGTCAGGGTGGTCTGA
- a CDS encoding ABC transporter ATP-binding protein produces MIEAVNLTKYYPPPIKSLLDLKSLWDFLKTPREEIPALVDVSFKVKEGEIYGLLGPNGAGKTTLCKIANGLVIPTRGHLYINGHDSIQEHDKIRGKIFTIFGGSRDLFGLFQWRVSVEKNLKFIAELWGVLGQEADKRINYALKLLDLDEKRNEWYQKLSAGMRQKVYLALPFIIQPEVLILDEPTVHLDIFTRREVWNAILKLSGEMGTTVLLTTHNLNEAERLCDRILFFNKRKIAEGKPRELVEKVQALKAERKLIAKIKGKVNAGEFKSIIQKIEVQSDGQFTHLQLYFRDDGLREVLKRLSKYNVVDLQSAPVTLEEVFVQLCK; encoded by the coding sequence GTGATAGAAGCCGTTAATCTGACCAAGTACTATCCTCCACCGATAAAGTCCCTGCTCGACTTGAAGAGCCTCTGGGACTTTCTCAAAACTCCCCGTGAAGAAATTCCAGCCCTGGTTGATGTGAGCTTTAAAGTTAAAGAAGGCGAAATATACGGCCTTCTGGGTCCGAACGGGGCTGGAAAAACTACACTCTGTAAAATTGCCAATGGTCTCGTGATTCCAACGAGGGGCCACCTCTACATCAACGGACACGACTCAATCCAGGAGCACGATAAAATTAGGGGCAAAATCTTCACAATCTTCGGGGGAAGCAGGGACTTATTCGGCCTCTTCCAGTGGCGCGTAAGTGTTGAAAAGAACCTTAAGTTCATAGCCGAACTCTGGGGTGTTTTAGGGCAGGAGGCAGATAAAAGAATTAACTATGCCCTCAAGCTCTTGGACTTGGATGAAAAAAGAAACGAGTGGTACCAAAAGCTCTCCGCCGGAATGAGGCAGAAGGTCTACCTCGCATTGCCCTTCATCATTCAGCCCGAGGTCCTCATCTTGGATGAACCCACTGTGCATCTTGATATTTTCACAAGGAGGGAAGTTTGGAATGCTATCTTGAAACTTTCAGGGGAAATGGGAACAACGGTACTCCTGACGACCCACAACCTCAACGAGGCTGAGAGGCTCTGCGATAGAATACTCTTCTTCAACAAGCGAAAAATAGCCGAGGGTAAACCTCGAGAACTCGTTGAGAAAGTTCAAGCCCTAAAAGCGGAGAGGAAACTAATCGCCAAAATTAAGGGGAAGGTGAACGCTGGTGAGTTCAAAAGCATAATCCAGAAAATCGAGGTCCAAAGTGATGGACAATTCACGCACCTCCAGCTTTATTTCAGAGACGATGGGCTCCGGGAGGTTCTAAAGCGCCTCTCCAAGTACAACGTAGTTGACCTCCAAAGCGCCCCGGTGACCCTTGAGGAGGTCTTCGTGCAGTTATGTAAATAA
- the purQ gene encoding phosphoribosylformylglycinamidine synthase I has product MVKFAVVVFPGTNCDFETERAIKMAGAEAERVWYKTSLKDFDGVVLPGGFSYADYLRAGAIAARQEIMGEVREFAREGRPVLGVCNGFQVLTEAGLLPGALRPNRVPRFLCRWVHLRVTDNETPFTPLYKLGEVIRMPIAHAEGNYYVDDPSKFRIVFQYSDKKGNVTEDANPNGSVLNIAAVANEKGNVLGTMPHPERASDRFLGSEDGLRVFKSMVEWAKR; this is encoded by the coding sequence AGGGCAATAAAGATGGCTGGAGCGGAGGCTGAACGCGTCTGGTACAAGACCAGCCTAAAGGACTTTGACGGCGTCGTTCTGCCCGGCGGCTTCAGCTACGCCGATTATCTCCGCGCCGGGGCGATAGCGGCGAGACAGGAGATAATGGGGGAGGTCAGGGAGTTCGCCCGTGAGGGAAGACCGGTTCTCGGGGTATGCAACGGCTTCCAGGTTCTCACCGAGGCCGGCCTTTTGCCCGGTGCGCTCAGGCCGAACAGGGTCCCGCGCTTCCTCTGCAGGTGGGTTCACCTCAGGGTCACCGACAACGAGACGCCGTTCACGCCCCTCTACAAGCTCGGGGAAGTCATAAGGATGCCGATAGCGCATGCCGAGGGCAACTACTACGTCGACGATCCGTCAAAGTTCAGAATCGTCTTCCAGTACAGTGACAAAAAGGGCAACGTTACGGAGGATGCTAACCCGAACGGCTCCGTCCTCAACATAGCGGCGGTAGCCAACGAAAAGGGAAACGTCCTTGGAACTATGCCACACCCGGAGAGGGCGAGCGACAGGTTTCTGGGCAGTGAGGACGGGTTGAGAGTTTTCAAGAGCATGGTTGAGTGGGCGAAGAGGTGA